In Cryptomeria japonica chromosome 1, Sugi_1.0, whole genome shotgun sequence, the sequence GCAAGATTCATAGAAACGTTTTTAGAAACTTCAAGCAAATGCAGTTCGTAGACTTAGAACCGAATTCCATGACTCTGACCACCATCCTCTCTGCCTGCGCAAAATGGAAGCTTTCAGACAGGTTATGTTCACCCATCAAAATGCCTCAAATCGATGTGATCTCATGAAATGCGATGACTGCAAGACATGCACAAAATAGCCTTGTGGAAAACTCTTTAGAGATTTTTAAGAAAATGCAGTTGGCAGATGTAGAGCTAAACTCaacaaccttttccagcatcctccttGCGTGCGCCAAAATGGGAGCCTTGGACGAGGGTATGAAAATCCATCGAAAAGTGTTTGAAGATGGATTTTCTTCAGATGTTATAGTTGTGACAGCcttgatagacatgtatgcaaaatgtggaaatctACAGAAGGCACATGAATTGTTTGATGGTATACCTCAACAAGATGTGGTTTCATGGACTGCAATTGTCGCTGGATATGAACAGAATGGGTTTGTTGATAAAGCTTTGGAGATATTCAAGCATATGCAATTTTCAGGTGTAAAGCCCAAATTCAACAACTTCTGCCAGCCTTCCTCTACGCCAGTGCTAAGGTTTGGAGTAGGCTGTGAACGTCCATCATCGAATGACTTATTTGCTATTACCTTGGCCGATATGAATGCAAAGTGTGGAAGAACatagaaaaaaaaatgaatgagCTGTTTGAGTTGCAGACTGCGCAAAATGGAGATGTTGAAAAAGAtttcaaaactttcaaacaaatgcaatttgcaaAAGTAATTTCGCATTTCCCAACCATTTCGTAGGGCTCTTCACGTCTTCATAGCAATGTATGGTCATGCACTAAAGCATCTTCAAAGGAAAAacatcaaagaaatgtggtctcatgacaaCCAAAGATTGCAGGATATACACAAGTCGGTCTGTTAAAAGAAAgtctttagaaattttcaagtcgatgcaattggcaggtgtaaagacaAATTCTGTAACCTCTACTAGCATCCTTTTGCCTTTGTTAAAACTGGAGTTTTGTAATAGCACAAGGAAAGAATGTAAGTATAGACAAGGTGAAGAAAAGGTTTCAAGGTGGCATATTGGTTTTGTCAGCAAGTTGGTAACTCTTCCTAGCttgccaaagtaaagattctcACACATACCATAACGTCGATGAAGAGGGAGAACAAAGAGTTAAACATTGCCGATACTCCTTAAATTGCCTATGAAAGATGTTGGTTTTAACTATGTCCTAGCAATCAACATTGTCACCCAAGAATACAAAGTAAAGGAGAGGCATTGGTCGACATGTGTGTAGCATGACAAACATAGACATGGCATCATGAATTATTCAAAAGGATGCTTGAGAGAAACATTATTTCATGCTCATGGTATGGACACCCACTGAAGTACACCGGACAAGCCGTGAAAGAATTTGCATAGAAAAAGATCCATTTGACAAATGCCTCCAAAACATGTCATCTCATGGAGGAAAATGAAATAGTAACAGGTTGCACACAAAAGACATATTAGAATGAATTTAAAAGCTTACGAGAAGATATGTCAAAAAATCCCAAAGTCAATTTCCGGAATCTTGCTGATGTGGAGATAAAGAGAAGTGCAGGAAGTATTGACAGAATGTGACAAagaatgtatagatgtatataaatttatcatttagcGAATACATTCAACTCTTCTTTCTTTAATGTCATGTTAAGATGGTTATGGGGAAATGTGAACAAAATATGCAATATTTTGAAATAAGTTAGTTACATTGATGCAAGACTCCTTGGTTTTTGGAAGGTGTATTCATGGAAGCAAAAGATGCTTAGTGGGATAGTTGAAGCACATATGTACTTGAAGAAGATGTGTTGGCGAAAACTACTTCTTGATGTCAATAAAGATGAATAGATGATGAGACGGTCACAAGGATCaataaagaagatgaagatggataaGTGCCTTACATTGGTcctaactttaatgttttaatgtttcaagttgatctttgtaaaagtgacctaagtcacttattgtaattaaagttagaaTTTGGGCTTTTCTTTTGTGAAAGTTAGGTCAATCCTAACTTATTTGTAAGGGGTAGTTTTTCTAAGCATtggatgaggtagttatcctaagttctcattttgggtagtttttCTAAGTAATTATTTCttccaaagttgaggaagttatttcaagtagttgaggaagttataaagtagttataaaggtggttagggtagttacctcaggtggttacgacttcacctatatatacctcattattattcaatgtagggggattccactttttcacaagctttgtatgagagacttgAATAGTATTATTCAataaattaagcaatagagatcaatttggatgtgtgttcaacttattctcattggttattatcaatgttcttatgtttaattgatgattacctaatgctttccctttaacattgaatgtgaagaagattatttcaagttgtggtatctcaaacttgattatatggaatttattttaaactagattcatactttgtatggcgttcaatctttctttattgttcgttctttagatttttgaaaaatccaaatacccccattatacgagggagctgcccctctcaaacgcagagaagaattaccattcttttGTGTTTgcgattcttcaactgttgtgaacgctttgttgctaattacagggcaaaacagagtttttcaagaaagtttcttaaagcaacaaatccgaTTACCAACAACCTTGAACCAAAGTAAAATTTAATAGGACATCGAAATGAAGCATCACGAACATGCCCAAAATGTTTACCCTCATTCCATGGAGTACATTGAAAATCTTCATCTCCCCCAAAAACCACAGCCTTCTGCCAGCATGGCTGTACTTCAGAAACGAACACTGAGCTGCAGAATTCATTCAGTTTTCTCCTTTTGGCATATGGCTCCACGCTTATGCTTGAGGTGCGAGTAGCACTTGTTTTGTCGTTGTCCCAGCTGCTGAAACATGGCCCTGCATCAAGAACTCCAATAGGAGTTTTTGCTGCTGATAGGGATCCTCCTGATATCTGGTTTTTCTTGCTTCTTGTGAAGGAATTCTCTATCATAATCTCCTAGATCAAATTGTAACACCCAAACATTCTTTCTTTGTCCACATTGCTGCAAGAAGATAGAACCCTCTTGTAATGGGCTGCTTCCAAAGGTACCACTTCCTCGGCTGCAAAGAAAGACAGAGACAAATGGGTCTGTCGGGTATCGCCCTGGTTGTCCCAGGATTCGAAATGCGAACCATTCTCAAGCACATTGGACACACAGTCAAAGCTGGGCGCCATGGCTGCCTTGTCTCAGATTTTCACCATTGATTCCTTCTATACTTCTTCCCCCCAAAAACCACAGCCTCTTGAAACAATCAAAAGACAAGATTAAAAAGCCCAATGAATTCAACGGGCGTGCAATCCTCTGTGAAATCAGTCACAATCCCTTCTAGAGAACGCAAAGGTTCCTCGATTAACTCTGCAACTTGATGTATTCTCTGTTCACGGTTAGTTAAAGAAGACCTTGCTTCTTGAAACATTGCATTCCATGATTGGTACATACTAAAATCAAGAAACCGGTAAGCAACACAAAGTGTTCTGAGGCCTTCTGAAGAAAATTTTCCTAGGTGGTTCCGGGTGGCAACTGTAATTGGGCTCTTGTCGTCTTCCAATCTCTGATAAATGGCAGAGTCAGCACCCTTGCAATATAAAATCAGTTGGCCAGTTGGATGATCACATATAACAGACTACCGTTTCCTTGAGTTGCTAAACTCCAAGACATTCAGTATTTTATATTCAACATCCTGTACAGAACCTGGTCCTTGAACGTGTGATTCACGTACAATGACACTTGTGGTAGTTCTCCATAAAATATAAGACCCAGGGCAGCCAGCAAGAACATAGATCATAGCGGGCAGCCAGATTTCGACCTCATATCCTTTTATCCAAGTTGTCATCACAGCAATTCAATTCCATGTAAGATAGAGTACCATGCCTAACCAGCTCTCAAATGTAACATACATCAACCGTTGCACATGAGGAGGTATTTCTCTTGCAATATCATTATGAATAATTGGGAAAAAGGGAGGCCAGTTTTCCTCTTGGATCACAACACCACTACGAGCCACAATTTCTTCTCTTCGTTTGAGTTCTTGCTCCTTTTTTCTTAGCTCTGCCTACTGTGCATCAGATAGTACACCTAGGGTCACTCCTAGAAAGATCACTTGAACATGCCTCCAAACCAGAACCGAGCTCCTAGACTACGGTTCAATGCTCTTAATAGCCATGGTTTTGGCTTAGTGCATTCTTCTTCCCAACATCGCTGGAAGTTGTTATAGAGAGTCTCAGTTTGATCCCATGTATCAAGTTGCCAAACATCCTTATCTGTTATAGGCCTTTTGTATCCTTCTCTCATGAGGAGTGTCATCCGGCTAAAAAAGAATTCTGGAAAATAAATTCACACACCACTCGGGGCAAACATTCTCCCCAGCTGAAAGAGGTTCATACTCTGCAGAAACTACAGTAAAAGCTCCATTCTCAATAGGAATGTATCCTGGATAAGTGATCAACTTCGGAATGTAAAATAGAAGCAATATGCAAAATACAATCTGGCATATGATCTCACTGATATACAAATATAGAACGGACCTCTCATAGTAACCATTTAGAGTGAGGATAAGTTTGAATAACGTAGCTTCTCCAACAAGAACATAAATGACTCCAAATCGGATGTACCAGCGAAACTCCCTTATATAAACTTTAGCTTCACTGCAGAGTAGAGCCAGCATAATACACCAAGTGACACCTTCGACTAGCAAACTTACAACCTTTTGATGAGATTGTGTTTTATCCTTATTAAATTTCTGACTTTGGCACATGCTGTGATTGATCTTATGTAGAAATGAAGTTCGAGCACGGGCTCGTGACACTCATTTCATTACCAGTTGATTCTGATTTCATTTAAGTTCACTGTTTGAACATGCATTTAAAACTCAAATACTCGGTTTCTTTACCAACTTGCTGCATTGAATTGTTTATCTTCACGATGTGGTATTGACCCTTTTTAAATACTGTAAGGTTTCACattgaaataatatgtcccttaaaaCAGTTTATTCATTAATATCTTCTTTTATGCACATCATGGAtagtaaagtaaaaggtttcatatttaaaacaaacatgtccctttgatacttcagttgttttcttcatcattccacttgatattctgagattagttactctaaagggtatgtcgggctcatacccgaagggagcctcggtcaggggcacatgccaattagagtaactaattatctgcacatgaaacaaacacattagcataaacaTTTCTTTTTCCTGAAGCAGTGATTTGTCTTTATCTTTCCCGCCCTTTCAAAACAGAAATATGATAGGCTATA encodes:
- the LOC131858245 gene encoding putative pentatricopeptide repeat-containing protein At1g68930 gives rise to the protein MTARHAQNSLVENSLEIFKKMQLADVELNSTTFSSILLACAKMGALDEGMKIHRKVFEDGFSSDVIVVTALIDMYAKCGNLQKAHELFDGIPQQDVVSWTAIVAGYEQNGFVDKALEIFKHMQFSGVKPKFNNFCQPSSTPVLRFGVGCERPSSNDLFAITLADMNAKCGRT